The nucleotide window GAGTGGATGGTGCGCACGATGACCAGGAAGGCCAGCGCCACCACGGCCAGGCACACGTAGTACATGGCCATGTCGCTGGACAGGTCGATCAGGCCGAACAGCTTGCCGCGCGGCACGCCCTGCAGGCCGTCCTCGCCGCCGGTGAACTTGGCCTGCAGCGCCGCGAAGAACAGCATCTGCGCGAGCGCCAGCGTGATCATGGTGGCGTAGATGCCCTGGCGCCGGATGGTGAACCAGCCCATCACCAGGCCGAGCAGCGCGCCCGTGAGCAGGCCGGCGAGCAGGCCCAGTTCGGGCGTGGCGCCCCAGACCTTGACCGCATGGCCGGTGACGTAGGCCGCGCCGCCCAGGAAGGCCGCGTGGCCGAAGGACAGCAGGCCGGTGTAGCCCAGCAGCAGGTTGAAGGCCGAGGCGAACAGTGCGAAGCACAGCAGCTTCATCACGAACACCGGGTAGGCACCCAGCAGCGGCGCCGCGATCAGGCCCAGCAGCAGCAGGCCATAGCCGATAGGAGCGAATTTTTTCGAGTTCATGCGTTGGGCCCCTTGCTCACTTCTCTTTGCCGAACAGGCCTGCGGGGCGGATCAGGAGGACGATAGCCATGATGACGAACACCACGGTGGACGAAGCCTCGGGGTAGAAGACCTTGGTGAAGCCTTCGACCACCCCCAGGCCGAGGCCGGTGAGGATGGAGCCCATGATGGAGCCCATGCCCCCGATCACCACCACGGCGAAGACCACGATGATGAGGTTCTGCCCCATCAGCGGCGTGACCTGGTACACCGGTGCCGCGAGCACGCCGGCGAAGGCCGCCAGCGCCGCGCCGAAGGCATAGGTGAGCGTGATCATCACCGGCACGTTGACGCCGAAGGCCTCGACCAGGCGCGGGTTCTCGGTGCCGGCACGCAGGTAGGCGCCGAGCTTGGTCTTCTCGATCACGTACCAGGTGGCCACGCACACGGCGAGCGAGGCCACGACGACCCAGGCACGGTAGTTGGGCAGGATCATGAAGCCGAGGTTGGTCGCGCCTTCGAGCAGCTCGGGCGTGTCGTAGCCCAGGCCGGAGACGCCGTAGATGGAGCGGAACACGCCCTCGATCAGCAGCGTCAGGCCCAGCGTCAGCAGCAGGCCGTAGAGGTGGTCGAGCTTGTAGATCCAGCGCAGCAGCAGGCGCTCGATCACCACCCCGAAGACCCCCACCACCAGCGGCGCGGCCACCAGCATGACCCAGTAGTTGACGCCCAGATAGCTCATGCCCATCCAGGTCAGCAGGGCCCCGAGCATGAACAACGCGCCGTGGGCGAAGTTGATCACGTTGAGCAGGCCGAAGATCACCGCCAGCCCGAGGCTGAGGATGGCATAGAACGAGCCATTGACCAGCCCCAGCAGGAGCTGGCTCAGCATGGCTGGCATGGATACACCGAAGATTTCCATGGGTGCAGGAGACGCAATAAGGGGTGGGGATCGGTTCGGGTCAGCAGCGCGTCACTTCCACAGCGCGCACTTGCTTTCGGCCTTGGCGGTGAAGACGTCGTCGCCGGACAGCTTCTTCACGATCTTGTAGTAGTCCCAGGTGCCCTTGGATTCCTTGGGCTCCTTGACCTGGACCAGGTACATGTCGTGGATGTAGCTGCCATCGGCGCGGATCTGGCCCTTGGCGAAGAAGTCGTCCATCTTCATGCCACGCCAGGTTTCCATGACCTTATCGGCGTCGGTGGTGCCGGCGGCCTGCACGGCCTTGAGGTAGTTCATGGTGGCCGAGTAGTCGGCGGCCTGGATCTCGGTCGGGCGGCGCTGGGTCTTCTTCATGTACGCGTCGGCGAACTTGCGCGAGGCGGCGTCCATGTCCCAATACCAGCTGGTGACGAACTGCATGCCGGCGGTGTTCTTCAGGCCCAGGCTGTGGATGTCGCTGTAGAAGACCAGCAGCGGGGCGATCTTCATCGTCTTGTCGATGCCGAACTCCTTGGCCGCCTTGATGGTGTTGATGGTGTCGCCGCCCGCGTTGGCCAGCGCCAGCACCTGGGCCTTGGAGTTCTGCGCCTGCAGCAGGAACGAAGAGAAGTCCGACGCATTCAGCGGGTGGCGCACCGCGCTCGCCACCGTGCCGCCCTTGGCCTTGACGACGGCGGACGCATCCGCCTCCATGGCGTGGCCGAAGGCATAGTCTGCGGTGAGGAAGAACCAGCTCTTGCCGCCGCCATCGACGATGGCACCCGCTGCGCCCTTGGACAGCGCCACGGTGTCGTAGGCGTAGTGCACGGTGTAGGGGGTGCACGCCTCGTTGGTCAGGGCAGAGCTGCCCGCGCCGTTGTTGATCATCACGCGCTTCTTCTCCTCGGCGACCTTGGCCAGCGCCAAGGCGACGCCGGAGTTGGTGCCGCTGAAGATCATCGTCAGGTTCTGCGTGTCGATCCACTCGCGCGCCTTGCTGGCGGCGATGTCGGCCTTGTTCTGGTGGTCCACGGTGAGCAGCTCGATGGGCTTGCCCAGCACCTTGCCGCCGAAGTCGTCGATGGCCATCTGGATGGCGGTGGCGCCGCCCTTGCCTTCCAAGTCGGCGTACAGGCTCGACAGGTCGGAGATGTAGCCGATCTTGACCTTGTCCTGCGCGTGCGCGGCGCCTGCCAGCAGGCCGGCCGAACCGAGCAGCAGCGCCAGCGCGGTGAATTTTGCGTGCTTCATGTCATGTCTCCTGAAAGGTGGTTGGCACAGGCTCACTTCCACAGCGCGCACTTGCTTTCGGCCTTGGTGGTGAAGACCTCATCGCCGGGCAGCTTGGCGACAACCTTGTAGTAGTCCCAGGGCTCCTTGGACTCGGACTGGGCCTTCACCTGCATCAGGTACATGTCGTGCACGAAGCGGCCGTCGGCGCGGATCTGGCCCTTGGCGTAGAAGTCGTTGATCGGCGTGGACTTGAGCTTGGCCATGACCTTGTCGGCGTCGGTGGTGCCGGCGGCCTGCACGGCCTTGAGGTAGTTCATGGTGGCGGAGTAGTCGGCCGCGTGGATGTCGGTGGGCATGCGCTTGGTCTTGGCGAAGAATTTCTTGCCGAACGCGCGCGTCTGGTCGTTCAGGTTCCAGTCCCAGCTCGTGGTGAGCAGCAGGCCTTCGGTGTTGCGCAGGCCCAGGCTGTGGATGTCGGTCAGGAACACCAGCAGGCCGGCCATCTTCATGCTCTTGTTGATGCCGAATTCCTTCGCCGCCTTGATGGCGTTGATGGTGTCGCCGCCCGCGTTGGCCAGGCCCAGGATCTGCGCCTTGGAGTTCTGCGCCTGCAGCAGGAACGAGGAGAAGTCGGAGGCATTCAGCGGGTGCTTGACGCTGCCCAGCACCTTGCCGCCCGCGGCGGTGACGACCTTGGTGGTGTCGTCCTGCAGCGCCTGGCCGAAGGCATAGTCGGCCGTGAGGAAGAACCAGTCCTTGCCGCCCTGCTTGACCACCGCGCCGCCGGTACCCTTGGCCAGCGCCACGGTGTCGTAGGCGTAGTGCACGGTATAGGGCGTGCACTGCTCGTTGGTCAGCGCGGAGGAGCCTGCGCCGCTGTTGAAGTACACACGCTTCTTCTCCTCGGCGATCTTGGCCATGGCCAGGGCCGTGCCGGAGTTGGTGCCGCCGAACAGCATGGTCAGGCCCTGCGTGTCGATCCACTCGCGCGCCTTGCTGGCGGCGATGTCGGCCTTGTTCTGGTGGTCGGCCGATAGCAGCTCGATGGGCTTGCCCAGCACCTTGCCGCCGAAGTCGTCGATGGCCATCTGGATGGCGACAGCGCCGTTCTTGCCTTCCACGTCGGCATACAGGCTCGACATGTCGGTGATCAGGCCGATCTTGACCTTGTCCTGCGCGTGGGCAGCCGACATGGCCAAGCCCGCTGCGCCCATCAAGGCGGCCAGGGTTTTGAGGGTGGGATGCATAGCTGTCTCCTTGTCGTTTGAAAAAAAGCTGTCTTTTCAGACACCCAGCAATTGGTTGAGCACCGGCATCTTGGCCTGCAGCTCGCTGGCACCGAAGTGCTCCACCATGCGGCCGTGCTCCATGACGTAGAAGCGGTCCGCCAGCGGCGCGGCGAAGCGGAAGTTCTGCTCCACCATGACCACGGTGTAGCCCTGCTGGCGCAGCGTGGTGATCATGCGCGCCAGCGCCTGCACGATCACCGGCGCCAGTCCTTCGGAAATTTCATCGAGCAGCAGCAGCTTGGCGCCGGTGCGCAGGATGCGCGCCACCGCCAGCATCTGCTGCTCGCCGCCCGACAGGCGCGTGCCCTGGCTGTTCTTGCGCTCGGCCAGGTTGGGGAACATGGCGTAGATCTGCTCCAGCGTCATGCCGGCGTGGCCGGTCTTGAGCTGCGGCGGCAGGAGCAGGTTTTCCTCGCACGACAGGCTGGAGAAAATGCCGCGCTCCTCGGGGCAATAGCCCACGCCCAGGTGGGCGATGCGGTGCGTGGGCAACCCGATGGTTTCGCGCCCGTTGATGCGGATCGAGCCCTTGCGCGCGCCGGTCAGGCCCATGATGGCCCGCATGGTGGACGTGCGGCCCGCGCCATTGCGGCCCAGCAGCGTCACCACCTCGCCCGGCTGGACTACCAGGTCGACGCCGTGCAGCACATGCGATTCGCCGTACCAGGCCTGCAGGCCCTTGATTTCGAGTGCGGGTGCCGCCATGTCAGTGCGCTCCCTGCAGTTGACCGTCCGTCGTGCCCATGTAGGCTTCCATCACTTGGGGGTTGTTCGAGACTTCCTCGTAGGCGCCCTCGGCCAGCACGGCGCCGCGCTGCAGCACCGTGATGCGGTCGGCGATGGTCGAGATCACCTTCATGTTGTGTTCCACCATCAGGATGGTGCGGCCGGCCGACACCTTCTTGATGAGCTGCGTGACGCGGTCCACGTCCTCGTGGCCCATGCCCTGCGTCGGCTCGTCCAGCAGCATGAGCTCGGGCTCCATCGCCAGCGTGGTGGCGATCTCCAGCGCGCGCTTGCGGCCGTAGGGCAGGTTCACGGTGACTTCGTCGGCCAGCGACTCCAACCCGACCTCGGCCAGCAGTTGCATGGCGCGGCCATTGAGCTGGTCGAGCGACTTCTCGCTGCGCCAGAAATGGAACGAGGTGCCGAGCCTGCGCTGCAGGCCCAGGCGCACGTTCTCCATCAGCGTCAGGTGCGGGAAGACGGCGGAGATCTGGAACGAGCGGATCACGCCACGGCGCGCGATCTGCGCGGGCTGCTCACGGGTGATGTCCTGTCCGTTGAAACGGATGGTGCCCGAGGTGGGCTCCAGGAACTTGGTGAGCAGGTTGAAACAGGTGGTCTTGCCTGCGCCATTGGGCCCGATCAGCGCATGGATGGAGCCCCGGCGCACGCTCAGGTTCACATCGCTGACGGCGGTAAAGCCCTTGAATTCCTTGGTCAGGCGGGAGGTTTCGAGAATGACGTCACTCATTGCGCTGAAGGCTTTTCCTTGAATGCTGCACGGCGCACCCGCGCGCCAGAATGGCGCAGCCTTGGTGCTGTACGGCATCGTATGCGGCCCCGGGGGCGCGACAAATGGGAGAAATGCCTATGTATAAACGCCTATCGCGACAACCCGCAGAGGCGCAGGAATTCAGCAGGAAAAATGGCTAAAACCCTTGTGCAGCAAGCACAAGCAGCTCTCGATTGAATAGCAAACGAAACCGCGAAAGGTGCGCTTACTGCAGGGTTTCCTTGGCTGCGGCAGGAAGGGGCAAGGGAAGGACGGCAATGCCTTCGTCGAGCAACCGGGCCGTTTCCTGCAGGCTGGCCTGGCCCCGGATGGCGCGCTGCGCCGCTTCGCCGTAGTGCATGCGGCGCGCCTCGTCGGCGAAGCGCGCGCCCACGTCCTCGGTCTCGGCCATGATCCTGCGCGCAGCGTGCAGCCAGGCCGCTTGCAGCGCCGCGCCAGGAGCGCCCGGCGGCGCGGGGGCGTCTTCTGCAGAAGGGGGTGCCGCCGGCGCCCTGGCGCCCAGGTTCAGGCGGGGCGCGCTGAGGGCCTTGCGCACCTCATGGGTGCCGCACACGGGGCATTCAAGCAAGCCTTGCTGCAGCTGGGCCTGGAAATCTTCCTCGCCGGCGAACCAGCCCTCGAAGACATGCCCCTCGCCACAATGCAGGTTCAGCACCTTCATGGCGCTCAGCGGCGGCGGCGTACCAGGTAGCGGAAGACAAAGCCCGGGAAGGCGAAGGTCGCGAACAAGGTCGCGGTGACGGCATAGAACTCCCAGCCCTGGGGCGCGATCTGCCCGGCGCGCCGCTCCAGCAGCAAGGCCAGCGCACCCACGATGAAGTACAGCAGCACCAGCTCACCCAGGCGCGCCACCAGGGGCTTGGCTGGCTGGGCCAGGGGGCCGACCAGCAGCCAGCGCCGGCTGACGAAGGGAAGGTTGGCCGCCACGAAGGCAACCAGAATCACGAGCCAGACAGAGGCCGACTGCGACATGCCGATGCGTCAGGAAGCCAGCGCGCGCACGACGGCGTCCGCGCACAGGGCCATCAGGCCGCCGGGCAGCAGGCCCAGCACCAGGACCAGGGCGCCGTTGGCAACCAAGGTCAGGCGCACGTCGGCGGGCGCCGACACGCGCGAGGCCGTCAGGGGCTTGTCGAAGTACATGACCTTCACCACGCGCAGGTAGTAGAACGCGCCGATCAGGGACATGATCACGGCGAACACGGCCAGTGCGATATGGAAGCCGCTGCCGGAAGCGACCAGCGCCTGCAGGACCGCCAGCTTGGCGTAGAAGCCCACCAGCGGCGGAATGCCCGCCAGGGAGAACAGGCACACGGCCATGACGCCCGCGTACAGCGGACTGCGCTGGTTCAAGCCGGCGAAATCGGCGATTTCCTCGCTCTCGAAGCCTTCGCGGGCCAGCAGCACGATCACGCCGAAGGCAGGCAGCGCGGTCAGCACGTAGGTGACGACGTAGAACATGGCGGAGCTGTAGGCGTTCTCGGCCGCCGTGGCGTCCACCGTGCCGTTGACCACGCCCGACATCAGGCCCAGCAGCATGAAGCCCATATGGGAGATGGTCGAGTAGGCCAGCATGCGCTTGAGGTTGGTCTGCATCACGCCGATGATGTTGCCCACGAACAGCGAGCCGATGGCGAGCACGGCCAGCATCTGCTGCCAGTCGATCGCCAGGGGCAGCAAGCCGTCCACCAAGAGCCGCATGGCAATGGCGAACGCCGCCAGCTTGGGCGCGCCGCCGATGATCAGCGTCACCGCGGTCGGAGCGCCGTGGTACACGTCGGGAATCCACATGTGGAAGGGCACGGCACCCATCTTGAACGCCAGGCCGGCGACGATGAAGACCAGGCCGAACACCAGCACCTGGTGGCGGATCTGGCCCGCGTTGATGGCCTTGAACACTTCGCCGATGTCCAGCGAGCCGGTGGCGCCATACAGCATCGACATGCCATACAGCAGGAAGCCGCTGGCCATCGCGCCGAGCACGAAGTACTTCATCGCGGCTTCGACCGAGCCTTCGTGGTCGCGGCGCAGCGCCACCAGGGCGTAGCTCGACAGCGTGAGCAGTTCCAGGCCGAGGTAGATCACCAGGAAGTTGTTTGCCGAGATCATGACGAACATGCCCAGCAGCGCGAAGATGGACAGCGTGAACAGTTCGCCGCCGCGCTCCAGCATGCTGCGGTCGGCGGCGTAGGGGCGGCCATAGACCAGGGTGACCATCATGGCGACGGCCGCGAAGCACTTGAGCCAGTTGCCCATGGCATCGGACACGACCATGTTGCCCCAGCCATAGAAGGTATTGCCGCTGGCGGCGTACATGCCCTCCAGCACGGCCACCACGCCCATGGTCAGCAAGGTGAGCACATAGGTCGCGGTGCGGCGGGTGCTCGAAACACCCAGGTCCACCAGGGCGATCACGCAGCCCATGACCAGAAGAACGATCTCGGGGTAGACCGCCAGCCAGCTGATGTTGTCAATCATCTCGAATCTCTCAGTTCAGTCTGGTCAGTGGAGCTTGGTCTGGGCCACATGCTTGAGCAGTT belongs to Acidovorax sp. YS12 and includes:
- a CDS encoding ABC transporter ATP-binding protein — translated: MAAPALEIKGLQAWYGESHVLHGVDLVVQPGEVVTLLGRNGAGRTSTMRAIMGLTGARKGSIRINGRETIGLPTHRIAHLGVGYCPEERGIFSSLSCEENLLLPPQLKTGHAGMTLEQIYAMFPNLAERKNSQGTRLSGGEQQMLAVARILRTGAKLLLLDEISEGLAPVIVQALARMITTLRQQGYTVVMVEQNFRFAAPLADRFYVMEHGRMVEHFGASELQAKMPVLNQLLGV
- a CDS encoding ABC transporter substrate-binding protein, with the translated sequence MHPTLKTLAALMGAAGLAMSAAHAQDKVKIGLITDMSSLYADVEGKNGAVAIQMAIDDFGGKVLGKPIELLSADHQNKADIAASKAREWIDTQGLTMLFGGTNSGTALAMAKIAEEKKRVYFNSGAGSSALTNEQCTPYTVHYAYDTVALAKGTGGAVVKQGGKDWFFLTADYAFGQALQDDTTKVVTAAGGKVLGSVKHPLNASDFSSFLLQAQNSKAQILGLANAGGDTINAIKAAKEFGINKSMKMAGLLVFLTDIHSLGLRNTEGLLLTTSWDWNLNDQTRAFGKKFFAKTKRMPTDIHAADYSATMNYLKAVQAAGTTDADKVMAKLKSTPINDFYAKGQIRADGRFVHDMYLMQVKAQSESKEPWDYYKVVAKLPGDEVFTTKAESKCALWK
- a CDS encoding branched-chain amino acid ABC transporter permease, with product MEIFGVSMPAMLSQLLLGLVNGSFYAILSLGLAVIFGLLNVINFAHGALFMLGALLTWMGMSYLGVNYWVMLVAAPLVVGVFGVVIERLLLRWIYKLDHLYGLLLTLGLTLLIEGVFRSIYGVSGLGYDTPELLEGATNLGFMILPNYRAWVVVASLAVCVATWYVIEKTKLGAYLRAGTENPRLVEAFGVNVPVMITLTYAFGAALAAFAGVLAAPVYQVTPLMGQNLIIVVFAVVVIGGMGSIMGSILTGLGLGVVEGFTKVFYPEASSTVVFVIMAIVLLIRPAGLFGKEK
- a CDS encoding ABC transporter ATP-binding protein encodes the protein MSDVILETSRLTKEFKGFTAVSDVNLSVRRGSIHALIGPNGAGKTTCFNLLTKFLEPTSGTIRFNGQDITREQPAQIARRGVIRSFQISAVFPHLTLMENVRLGLQRRLGTSFHFWRSEKSLDQLNGRAMQLLAEVGLESLADEVTVNLPYGRKRALEIATTLAMEPELMLLDEPTQGMGHEDVDRVTQLIKKVSAGRTILMVEHNMKVISTIADRITVLQRGAVLAEGAYEEVSNNPQVMEAYMGTTDGQLQGAH
- the nuoN gene encoding NADH-quinone oxidoreductase subunit NuoN; this translates as MIDNISWLAVYPEIVLLVMGCVIALVDLGVSSTRRTATYVLTLLTMGVVAVLEGMYAASGNTFYGWGNMVVSDAMGNWLKCFAAVAMMVTLVYGRPYAADRSMLERGGELFTLSIFALLGMFVMISANNFLVIYLGLELLTLSSYALVALRRDHEGSVEAAMKYFVLGAMASGFLLYGMSMLYGATGSLDIGEVFKAINAGQIRHQVLVFGLVFIVAGLAFKMGAVPFHMWIPDVYHGAPTAVTLIIGGAPKLAAFAIAMRLLVDGLLPLAIDWQQMLAVLAIGSLFVGNIIGVMQTNLKRMLAYSTISHMGFMLLGLMSGVVNGTVDATAAENAYSSAMFYVVTYVLTALPAFGVIVLLAREGFESEEIADFAGLNQRSPLYAGVMAVCLFSLAGIPPLVGFYAKLAVLQALVASGSGFHIALAVFAVIMSLIGAFYYLRVVKVMYFDKPLTASRVSAPADVRLTLVANGALVLVLGLLPGGLMALCADAVVRALAS
- a CDS encoding ABC transporter substrate-binding protein, with the translated sequence MKHAKFTALALLLGSAGLLAGAAHAQDKVKIGYISDLSSLYADLEGKGGATAIQMAIDDFGGKVLGKPIELLTVDHQNKADIAASKAREWIDTQNLTMIFSGTNSGVALALAKVAEEKKRVMINNGAGSSALTNEACTPYTVHYAYDTVALSKGAAGAIVDGGGKSWFFLTADYAFGHAMEADASAVVKAKGGTVASAVRHPLNASDFSSFLLQAQNSKAQVLALANAGGDTINTIKAAKEFGIDKTMKIAPLLVFYSDIHSLGLKNTAGMQFVTSWYWDMDAASRKFADAYMKKTQRRPTEIQAADYSATMNYLKAVQAAGTTDADKVMETWRGMKMDDFFAKGQIRADGSYIHDMYLVQVKEPKESKGTWDYYKIVKKLSGDDVFTAKAESKCALWK
- a CDS encoding branched-chain amino acid ABC transporter permease; amino-acid sequence: MNSKKFAPIGYGLLLLGLIAAPLLGAYPVFVMKLLCFALFASAFNLLLGYTGLLSFGHAAFLGGAAYVTGHAVKVWGATPELGLLAGLLTGALLGLVMGWFTIRRQGIYATMITLALAQMLFFAALQAKFTGGEDGLQGVPRGKLFGLIDLSSDMAMYYVCLAVVALAFLVIVRTIHSPFGQVLKGIKENEPRATSLGYDTNRFKLLAFVISAAIAGLAGSLKTLVLGFATLSDVHWSASGHVVLMTLVGGLGTLSGPLVGSAVVVLLENKIGELGTLLAQWTTIDWFNTLGESVTIVTGLIFVVCVLAFRRGIMGELIAWIERRRAG
- a CDS encoding DUF2818 family protein, whose amino-acid sequence is MSQSASVWLVILVAFVAANLPFVSRRWLLVGPLAQPAKPLVARLGELVLLYFIVGALALLLERRAGQIAPQGWEFYAVTATLFATFAFPGFVFRYLVRRRR
- a CDS encoding DUF1178 family protein produces the protein MKVLNLHCGEGHVFEGWFAGEEDFQAQLQQGLLECPVCGTHEVRKALSAPRLNLGARAPAAPPSAEDAPAPPGAPGAALQAAWLHAARRIMAETEDVGARFADEARRMHYGEAAQRAIRGQASLQETARLLDEGIAVLPLPLPAAAKETLQ